The Pseudopipra pipra isolate bDixPip1 chromosome 4, bDixPip1.hap1, whole genome shotgun sequence DNA segment ggatCAATCCTGCATCCCCTGCAAGGTGCTGGGAACTGGCAGGATGGATCCCACTGGTGTCAGGGAGCTCCACCTCCTCGGAGGTGCCACCTCCCTCGGGGACGCTATAAAGGACCAGCTGTCCCCTGTGCTCTGGCCAGTCCCAGCCAGGAGAGAGCTCGGAGCAGGGACCCCACTGGGTAAGAGACCTgggagagggtggggagggggttgGGATAACAGTACCCCAAATCTGAGGGGGTGACAGTGGGATAACGGGGAGACTGATCCTGCCTGTCGGTGTCCAGAGGGGACCAGTTTGGTGAGCGATGGTGGGGAAAGATGTCACCAGCCCAAGGGGGTATTTGGAGCTGGGAGCCCAAACCTTTCTGctctggggggggagggggttgggtgcttttccttgctttttatCATTTTCTAGTAGATGATGTGCTGGTTCCTGAAGGCAACAAGCCCCCGACTCTGCCCCAAAGAGGGACTTGGCCAAGAGGTAATGTGATGGTGGCACATCCCAGACATCCCCAGTctcccggggctgggggtgctgggaggcTGAGCACCcttgggtgctgctgggggtcctgggAGGGACTTGACGGCCAGATCCCAAagtccagctctgcctgagcgCTTCTGCTGCAAAAACGAGGCCAAATCCTGCACCCAGCTCAGCCAAACCACTGCAGACGGGAGCCAAACTACCCGTTCTCCTCGGGGATTTGGGGAAGGGGGATGAAACCCCTCCACAACACCCCCATCCTTGATCCCCAGACAGGTCCCCTGGAGCCCCCGTGACCCATCCCCAGCGCCCAGGACGAAGCCACCACAGTGCACGAGGACTTTTATTGGGTCTTGTATGTACAGTGCCGGAATGGGGGGGTTGGTGAGGGTAGGGGGGGTCGCCCCATGCCCTGGCTCAGAGGACGGGGTGcttgccctgctgctgctgccggtTCGCCAAGTGCATGAGCTTGAGGAGCAGATCTCCAGCCGAGCCGTCCAGCACCGTCAGGTTCTTCTCCGCCTCCTCCTGAGCCCCGTCCCCGCCCTCGTCCGGGCAGGCGGAGTCCATCGAGCATGTGTCTTCAGCGGGAGGCAAAACGTGGGGATGGAACAGGTTATTGAGCACCCCGGGTGGTTTATTTTATgggtggggaaggggtgggtggCAGCCGGGGGCCCCCGCACAGCTTGCGCTGCAGTTTTGTGCCTCCCCGTTAACCAGGAATGGGGTTGGACGAGGAGGTTTTTCCTGGTGCATTGGGGAGCCTGAATGTGCCTGACTGGGAAAAATCTTATGGTGGTGGGTCGGGAAGGAGTTCCGACCCATCCTTTAGAGACCCATCCTTTAgaatcagggaatggtttgggttggcagagacctcaaagatcatccagttccacaccttgccatgggcagggacaccttccactagcccaggttgctccaagccccgtccaacctggccttggacacttccagggatccaggggcagccacagcttctctgcccaacctgggacagggcctccccaccctcacagccaagaattccttccttaTATCTTCCCTGAATCCAACTATCCAAAAATGCCTCCAAACGGAGCCAACACCGCACCCACTCCCCgcctcagtttcccctttgGAAGGGAAAACCCCGACAGCAGACGAGGCTTAACTTGAGTTCTGCCCCACGCCCCTGTGACCCCCTCGTGGTCCCCAGACACCCCAAACCCTGCATCCCACCACCCCAGCGGTCCCAGCAGCCCCGTTACCGGCGGTGCAGCAGATCCCGGGCGCGGCGCAGCGGCCCCCGGAGCCGCAGGGCTGCCCCCCGGCCTGGCAGGGGGAAGGCAGATAGTCTTCCTCGGCGCAGCGCCGCGTCTCCGCCGTGCCCAGGTAACAGCCCAGCTCGGCGCCGCAGCAGATCTCGGGCCCGAAGCAGTTCCCTCTGTTCCCGGGGCCGCAGGGCATGCACTGCGGGAGGGAGCTGCCTGaatcccccgtgtccccccccccaaaaaaaagggGCGGACCATCTGCAGGGTGGACCCTACACTCTCTTGTGTTAGAAAGCAGCTCCCCACCATCCCCCTTTCCAGCCCTTGGAGGTGCCACGCTGGCGCAGGGTGAACCGTCTTGTCCCTGCCACCTCGTGCTGCGGCGCTGGCCCGACTTTGGGGGGTCCCCACTGCCCTTCATgtcctccctgtcccctctccacGCGCTGTCCTGTCCTCCTgtccccctgctcccctcatCCAGCGGGATGCTTTGCTGCGGCCGAGTTTGAGCTTCTCCTCGAGGTGCCGACAGCATTTCGGGTGCTCGTTCCTCCGCCACTCACCCTTGGGCACGTCCCCCAGCCATCCCAAAAAACCCTCGCTGCTCCGGGGAGTGTGGCACGGCCAGTGGTGCCAACAGGTGCCGAGGAGCCTCCGCACCCCGCAGGGCCGCTCTGCCCCCTCCAGAGCCCCATCCCGCACCCCAGGCTCCCATCCATCCCCTACCTGTCGGAGGGCTGTGTCGGCCAGCGCCCGCTTCCCGCCCCGGGGGCAGTTCTGGATGTAGCAGGCGGAGGACAAGGcgaggaggcagaggaaggagaggggcaGCGAAGGCTCTGCCATGGTGGAGGGTGCCCGGGGCTGTGCCACTCGCGCTGTGTCTGGCCCCGTGCTGGGAGAGCTCCTTTTATGCTGCCATCGCTCCTTcccaggggaggaggaggaggaagaagagggatgggttgttgtttttttttttttttgttgtgtttttctctcttttttttttcctttcaccaaATCGCATCCAAGAGAATCTGTAATTGAGAT contains these protein-coding regions:
- the LOC135413632 gene encoding vasotocin-neurophysin VT, translated to MAEPSLPLSFLCLLALSSACYIQNCPRGGKRALADTALRQCMPCGPGNRGNCFGPEICCGAELGCYLGTAETRRCAEEDYLPSPCQAGGQPCGSGGRCAAPGICCTADTCSMDSACPDEGGDGAQEEAEKNLTVLDGSAGDLLLKLMHLANRQQQQGKHPVL